One stretch of Pedobacter riviphilus DNA includes these proteins:
- a CDS encoding pyridoxal phosphate-dependent decarboxylase family protein, translating to MNNLNTDQQNLDAILTDVKQQGIDYLNHIHERPTASATDLAIIRDLNQQGIGTVEALKQFNQRFEPIMVASSGPRYWGFVTGGTTPAAIAGDWLSTIYDQNTQSAKGNGDVSAIIELETIQLLLSLFNLPKDFFGGFVTGATLSNFTCLAVARQWIGKQLGKDFAREGISGAVKVLSATPHSSAIKSLSMLGLGSSNFIQVNVMQGNREALDVADLELKIQSLNGEPFILISSAGTVNTVDFDDFEAINVLKGKYNFWWHIDAAFGGFAACSPKHNHLVKAWENADSITIDCHKWLNVPYESAVFFVKEKHQLLQVETFQNSNAAYLGNPMENFSYLNFLPENSRRLKALPVWFTLTSYGKQGYQEIVESNVEVALQFADFINENPNFELLAPVRLNTVCFSLTDESLVATFLNKLNAGGKVFMTPTFYNGKKGIRAAFVNWRTSAADVELATAAMLEILTEV from the coding sequence ATGAATAATTTAAATACCGATCAACAAAACCTTGATGCCATCTTAACAGATGTTAAACAACAGGGAATAGATTATTTAAACCATATTCATGAACGTCCAACAGCTAGTGCTACAGATTTAGCAATCATTCGTGATTTAAACCAGCAAGGTATAGGTACTGTCGAAGCCTTGAAGCAATTTAACCAGCGTTTCGAGCCTATTATGGTGGCCTCATCCGGTCCGAGATACTGGGGTTTTGTAACTGGAGGAACCACACCCGCAGCCATTGCAGGCGATTGGTTATCGACGATATATGATCAAAACACGCAAAGTGCAAAAGGTAATGGCGATGTTTCTGCGATCATCGAACTCGAAACCATCCAGTTATTACTTTCGTTGTTTAACCTGCCCAAAGATTTTTTTGGTGGTTTCGTAACAGGTGCTACTTTATCTAATTTTACCTGTTTGGCTGTTGCCAGGCAATGGATTGGCAAACAATTGGGTAAAGATTTCGCAAGAGAAGGTATATCGGGTGCTGTAAAAGTGCTGTCGGCTACACCACACTCATCAGCCATCAAATCCTTATCGATGCTAGGCTTGGGAAGCAGTAACTTTATTCAGGTAAACGTAATGCAGGGCAACCGCGAAGCATTGGATGTTGCCGATCTGGAATTGAAAATTCAATCATTAAATGGTGAGCCTTTTATACTGATTTCCAGTGCTGGGACGGTTAATACGGTTGATTTTGATGACTTTGAAGCCATTAATGTTTTAAAAGGAAAATATAATTTCTGGTGGCATATCGATGCCGCTTTTGGTGGTTTCGCAGCTTGCTCGCCAAAACATAATCACTTGGTTAAGGCTTGGGAAAACGCGGATAGCATTACGATAGATTGCCACAAGTGGCTTAATGTACCTTACGAAAGTGCGGTGTTTTTTGTGAAAGAAAAACACCAGTTGCTGCAGGTAGAAACCTTTCAGAATTCAAATGCGGCTTATTTGGGTAACCCGATGGAAAATTTCAGCTATTTAAATTTCTTGCCAGAAAACTCCCGTCGTTTAAAGGCTCTGCCTGTGTGGTTTACTTTAACAAGCTATGGAAAACAGGGTTATCAGGAAATTGTTGAAAGTAATGTTGAAGTGGCCTTACAGTTTGCCGATTTCATCAATGAAAATCCAAACTTCGAGTTGTTAGCACCCGTACGTTTAAATACCGTTTGTTTTTCGTTGACAGATGAAAGTTTAGTCGCAACATTCCTAAATAAGTTAAACGCTGGCGGAAAAGTTTTTATGACCCCTACATTTTATAACGGGAAGAAAGGAATACGTGCTGCTTTTGTAAACTGGCGGACCTCAGCCGCTGATGTTGAGCTGGCTACGGCAGCTATGCTCGAAATTCTTACAGAAGTTTAA
- a CDS encoding DinB family protein has translation MNSVLGKKNEILHLVNQAMIDFENISDEAWNDKPQPLKWSKKELLGHLVDSAVNNIRRLVVGQYEQGVKIIYHQDEWVNYQNYQETAIAEVIMLWKLLNYQISRVIENIPEEKLQNTCDTGKGKIEMHTLSFFIDDYLVHLKYHLNQITLNK, from the coding sequence ATGAATTCGGTTTTAGGCAAAAAGAACGAGATTCTTCACCTGGTTAATCAGGCGATGATTGATTTCGAAAATATTTCGGATGAGGCATGGAATGATAAACCACAGCCTTTAAAATGGTCTAAAAAAGAATTGTTAGGGCATTTGGTAGATAGTGCCGTTAATAACATCCGTCGTTTGGTTGTTGGACAATACGAACAAGGGGTTAAAATTATTTATCATCAGGATGAATGGGTAAACTACCAAAACTACCAGGAGACAGCTATTGCAGAAGTTATAATGCTTTGGAAGTTATTAAACTATCAGATTAGTCGGGTAATTGAAAATATTCCAGAGGAAAAGCTTCAAAATACCTGCGACACAGGAAAAGGGAAAATAGAAATGCACACCCTTTCTTTTTTTATCGATGATTACTTAGTGCATTTGAAATATCATTTAAACCAAATAACGCTTAACAAATAG
- the metF gene encoding methylenetetrahydrofolate reductase [NAD(P)H]: MKITEHIKNAKGKTLFSFELLPPIKGQSIQWIYDAIEPLLEFNPPFIDVTSLREDYIYKEQANGLLQKVSYRKRPGTIAICAAIIHKYKVDAVPHLICGGFTKEETENALIDLQFLGIDNVLALRGDARKADGNFVPTLGGHSYATDLIEHIKNHNEGKFLHEDVETFKSDFCIGVAGYPEKHFEAPNMSTDFKYLKKKVEAGAEFIVTQMFFDNQKYFDFVKKCRENDINIPIIPGLKPISTLSQLNVLPKIFHIDLPDELTDALSHAKNNNEAKEIGTEAMIKQCKELIDFGAPVLHFYTMGRPEQTKKIAKAIF; this comes from the coding sequence ATGAAGATTACAGAACATATAAAAAACGCAAAGGGTAAAACCTTGTTCTCTTTTGAATTATTGCCGCCTATTAAAGGGCAAAGTATACAATGGATTTATGATGCAATAGAACCATTGCTAGAGTTTAATCCGCCTTTTATTGATGTAACTTCGCTCCGCGAGGATTACATTTATAAAGAACAAGCCAATGGTTTGCTACAAAAGGTATCTTATCGCAAGCGTCCGGGTACTATTGCCATTTGTGCAGCTATTATCCATAAATATAAGGTTGATGCCGTTCCGCATCTTATTTGCGGTGGATTTACCAAAGAAGAAACCGAAAATGCATTGATCGATTTACAGTTTTTGGGTATCGATAATGTTTTGGCTTTGCGTGGTGATGCCCGTAAGGCAGATGGGAATTTTGTGCCAACTCTTGGCGGACACAGTTATGCTACAGATTTGATCGAGCATATCAAGAACCATAACGAAGGTAAATTTCTCCACGAAGATGTAGAAACCTTTAAAAGCGATTTCTGTATCGGTGTGGCTGGCTACCCTGAAAAACATTTCGAAGCGCCTAACATGAGTACCGATTTCAAATACCTGAAAAAGAAAGTTGAAGCTGGCGCAGAGTTTATTGTTACGCAGATGTTTTTCGATAATCAGAAGTATTTCGATTTTGTAAAGAAATGCAGGGAAAACGATATCAATATTCCAATTATACCAGGGTTGAAGCCTATAAGTACCTTATCGCAGTTAAATGTATTACCTAAAATATTTCATATTGATTTACCTGATGAGTTAACGGATGCGCTATCGCATGCCAAAAACAACAACGAGGCAAAAGAAATTGGTACAGAGGCCATGATTAAACAATGTAAAGAACTGATTGATTTTGGTGCCCCGGTATTACACTTTTATACCATGGGTCGCCCTGAGCAGACCAAAAAGATTGCGAAAGCTATTTTTTAA
- a CDS encoding homoserine kinase has product MKNSIKVFAPATVANVVCGFDVLGFAVNEPGDEVEMRFTDTPGVVIKRITGDDGRLPLDAAKNTVSASVQHYLKHINRLDIGVEIELHKKMPIGSGLGSSSASTVAGLFAINKLMGDLLTTKALVPFAMKGEELACGYGHADNVAPALLGGFVLVRSYDPLDVISLPTPAGMYAAIVYPEVDVPTKDARQMIRSKVALKDAVTQWGNVAGLVSGLFMNDFDLIGRSMKDVLVEPTRSILIPGFEEMRKLAMENGAIGFGISGSGPSVFALTQDEETARKITKSQQQHLHKININSKAFVSPVNAEGPKVI; this is encoded by the coding sequence ATGAAAAATAGTATAAAAGTTTTCGCTCCGGCAACCGTTGCAAACGTAGTTTGCGGTTTCGATGTACTGGGTTTCGCTGTAAACGAACCTGGCGATGAAGTTGAAATGCGATTTACCGATACACCTGGCGTGGTGATCAAAAGAATTACTGGCGATGATGGTCGTTTGCCTTTAGATGCAGCGAAAAATACCGTAAGTGCCAGTGTTCAACATTATTTAAAGCATATAAACCGTTTGGATATTGGTGTAGAAATTGAACTGCACAAGAAAATGCCAATTGGTAGTGGATTGGGCTCGAGCTCGGCCAGTACAGTAGCTGGTTTGTTTGCCATTAACAAATTAATGGGCGATTTATTAACCACCAAAGCTCTGGTTCCCTTTGCCATGAAAGGTGAAGAACTTGCCTGTGGTTATGGCCATGCCGATAACGTTGCCCCTGCATTATTGGGTGGTTTTGTACTGGTGAGAAGTTACGATCCGCTTGATGTGATTTCTTTACCTACGCCAGCTGGCATGTATGCAGCAATTGTTTACCCGGAAGTAGATGTACCGACTAAAGATGCTCGCCAAATGATCCGCAGTAAAGTAGCATTAAAAGATGCGGTTACCCAGTGGGGAAATGTTGCAGGTTTGGTAAGTGGATTGTTCATGAATGATTTTGATTTAATTGGAAGGAGCATGAAAGACGTTCTGGTAGAACCAACACGTTCGATTTTGATTCCTGGTTTTGAAGAAATGAGAAAACTAGCGATGGAAAATGGGGCAATCGGTTTCGGAATTTCAGGCTCGGGGCCATCTGTTTTTGCATTAACTCAAGATGAAGAAACAGCCAGAAAAATAACAAAATCGCAACAGCAACATTTACATAAAATAAATATTAACAGCAAAGCTTTTGTATCTCCGGTTAACGCGGAAGGACCAAAAGTAATTTAA
- a CDS encoding tail fiber domain-containing protein — translation MKRAISFAVLLIAASLKISAQEVVQNNVKPIENALNQVTKLQPVSFSYDKAWAEKLKLSAKPQYGFVGADAKTAFPEIVSVQAKSYMSGKNAFKNATITKVDYESLVPLLVASIKEQQEQIEQLRAEVNSLKSRNTK, via the coding sequence ATGAAACGAGCAATTTCATTTGCAGTGCTGTTAATCGCTGCCTCTTTAAAAATCAGTGCACAAGAAGTTGTGCAGAACAATGTTAAACCGATAGAAAATGCGCTAAATCAGGTTACCAAGTTGCAGCCCGTAAGTTTTAGTTATGATAAAGCCTGGGCCGAAAAACTGAAGTTATCTGCTAAACCACAATATGGTTTTGTGGGGGCTGATGCTAAAACTGCTTTTCCTGAAATTGTTTCTGTACAGGCAAAAAGTTATATGTCAGGTAAAAACGCATTTAAAAACGCTACTATTACCAAGGTAGATTACGAAAGCTTAGTCCCGCTTTTGGTTGCCAGTATAAAAGAGCAGCAAGAGCAAATAGAACAATTAAGGGCAGAAGTAAACAGTTTAAAATCTAGAAATACAAAGTAG
- the thrC gene encoding threonine synthase, translating to MKLYSTNNKDLRVSFKEAVFNSMPQDKGLYMPVEIPQLDPEFIQNIEQYSLPEIAYKVASTLLKDEIPAEDLKALINDAVNFEAPAVKLDDKTFVLELFHGPSLAFKDFGARFMSRVMAYFLKDGEQLLDVLVATSGDTGGAVALGFLGVPNTRVTILYPEGKVSPIQELQLTTNGKNIRAIEVKGTFDDCQALVKQAFADEELNAKFRLTSANSINISRLIPQTFYYFNTYAQLKKQGFKDVVFSVPSGNFGNIGAGLLAYKLGLPVKQFIAATNVNDTVPRFLETGVYETKPSTQTYSNAMDVGAPSNWVRIMDLFNQDVEAIKKVVTSYRFSDDETLEGIKEIDSKLNYVACPHTAIAYLGVKKYRNENPTDESAAVFLSTAHACKFPDIFPADIAAKIEIPEQVKTLESKPKHADQLSVDFEGFKSYLLKG from the coding sequence ATGAAACTATATTCAACCAACAATAAAGATTTACGTGTTTCTTTCAAAGAAGCCGTTTTTAACAGCATGCCACAAGATAAAGGCTTATATATGCCTGTCGAAATCCCACAGCTTGATCCCGAATTCATCCAGAATATTGAGCAGTATTCTTTGCCTGAAATTGCATACAAAGTCGCTTCAACTTTATTAAAAGATGAGATTCCGGCTGAGGATTTAAAGGCTTTAATTAATGATGCCGTTAATTTTGAAGCACCAGCTGTTAAACTTGATGACAAAACCTTTGTTTTAGAACTTTTCCATGGCCCTTCCTTAGCTTTTAAAGATTTTGGTGCCCGTTTTATGAGCCGCGTAATGGCTTATTTCTTAAAAGATGGCGAACAACTTTTAGATGTTCTGGTTGCGACTTCGGGCGATACCGGAGGGGCAGTAGCTTTAGGTTTCTTAGGTGTACCGAACACCAGGGTAACGATTCTTTACCCAGAAGGAAAAGTGAGCCCGATACAGGAATTGCAGTTAACTACCAACGGAAAAAATATCAGGGCCATTGAAGTTAAAGGTACTTTTGATGACTGCCAGGCTTTAGTGAAACAGGCTTTTGCAGATGAGGAACTGAATGCTAAATTCAGATTAACTTCTGCAAATTCAATTAATATTTCACGATTGATTCCACAAACATTTTACTATTTCAATACTTACGCCCAACTGAAAAAGCAAGGTTTTAAAGACGTCGTATTTTCAGTACCAAGTGGAAATTTCGGTAATATTGGTGCTGGTTTATTGGCATACAAACTAGGATTACCTGTTAAACAGTTTATTGCAGCTACCAATGTTAATGATACTGTACCACGCTTTTTAGAAACTGGTGTATACGAAACAAAACCATCAACACAAACCTACTCGAATGCGATGGATGTTGGAGCACCAAGTAATTGGGTGCGCATTATGGATCTATTTAATCAGGATGTAGAAGCCATAAAAAAAGTGGTTACTTCTTACCGCTTTAGCGATGATGAAACGTTAGAAGGTATCAAAGAAATTGATAGTAAATTAAACTACGTGGCGTGTCCACATACTGCTATTGCGTATTTAGGAGTTAAAAAATACAGAAACGAAAATCCTACAGACGAAAGTGCTGCCGTTTTCCTATCTACTGCACATGCCTGTAAGTTTCCGGATATTTTCCCTGCAGATATTGCGGCTAAAATCGAAATCCCTGAGCAGGTAAAAACTTTAGAAAGTAAACCTAAACATGCAGATCAGTTAAGTGTGGATTTTGAAGGGTTTAAAAGTTATTTGCTTAAAGGATAA
- the metH gene encoding methionine synthase, producing MSIREELEKRILVIDGAMGTMIQRYTLTEEDFRGERFKNHPCDVKGNNDLLNITRPDIIKTIHLEYLAAGADIIETNTFSTQRISMADYQMEDLSYEMSFEGARVAKEAVNEFMAANPDRKCFVAGAIGPTNRTLSMSPNVNDPGFRAVYFDELEAAYYEQVRGLVDGGSDVLLIETIFDTLNAKVAIVAIKKYEEVIGRKLEIMISGTITDASGRTLSGQTAEAFLNSVMHAKPLSIGFNCALGAKEMRPHIEELAAKAGCYVSAYPNAGLPNEFGAYDEQPHETAHLVDDFIASGFVNIVGGCCGTTPEHIGCIAKNARKAEPRKVPVLEPYMRLSGLEPVTITPESIFVNIGERTNITGSPKFSKLILGGDYEAALAVALQQVEGGAQVIDVNMDEGMLDSEAAMTKFLNLIASEPDIAKLPIMVDSSKWSVIENGLKCLQGKGIVNSISLKEGEEKFRESARKIMQYGAAVVVMAFDEQGQADNYERRKEICKRSYDILVNEIGFPAEDIIFDPNILTVATGLEEHNNYAVDFINATRWIKENLPHAKVSGGVSNISFSFRGNNVVREAMHSAFLYHAIQAGLDMGIVNAGMLEVYQEIPPELLERVEDVLLNRREDATERLVEYADTVKSKGKEVVKDEEWRKGSVEERLSHSLVKGIVEYLDDDVEEARQKYARPIQVIEGPLMDGMNIVGDLFGAGKMFLPQVVKSARVMKKAVAYLLPFIEQEKLDNPDQDQNSSAGKVLMATVKGDVHDIGKNIVGVVLACNNFEIVDMGVMVPAQEIIKKAKEINADIIGLSGLITPSLDEMVHFAKEMEREGFTIPLIIGGATTSRIHAAVKVAPNYSGPAIHVLDASRSVTVCSTLMNPDTRDEYIAGIRAEYDKAREAHLNKRSDKRFKTLEEARANKFKIDFQPNLPVPEFTGTRVFDNYPLEELVPYIDWTPFFHTWELRGSYPKIFDDKNVGDEAKKLFDDAQTLLKRILDEKLLTARAVIGFWPANAVGDDIQLTVAGDQLSNDSELKTENSKLVTIHTLRQQAEKVDGQPYYALSDFIAPKESGIQDYFGGFAVTAGIGIDELVNEFESNYDDYNSIMAKALADRLAEAFAERMHERVRKEYWGYAQDENLSNQELIKEEYAGIRPAPGYPACPEHTEKGTLFQLLDAENKIGLHLTESYAMYPTAAVSGFYFAHPDSRYFGLGKITKDQIEDYAIRKNMPIEEVERWLSPNLAY from the coding sequence ATGAGCATAAGAGAAGAATTAGAAAAACGTATTTTGGTGATTGATGGTGCAATGGGTACCATGATTCAGCGATATACCCTAACCGAAGAAGATTTTAGAGGGGAACGATTTAAAAACCATCCCTGTGATGTAAAAGGCAATAACGATTTGCTCAACATCACACGTCCGGATATTATTAAAACAATACACCTGGAGTACCTGGCGGCTGGTGCCGATATCATCGAAACTAATACGTTCAGTACACAGCGCATTTCCATGGCCGATTACCAGATGGAAGACCTTTCTTACGAGATGAGTTTTGAAGGTGCACGTGTGGCAAAAGAAGCTGTAAACGAATTTATGGCTGCAAATCCAGATCGTAAATGCTTTGTGGCCGGTGCTATTGGCCCAACCAACCGTACCCTTTCCATGTCGCCAAATGTAAACGACCCTGGTTTTAGGGCGGTTTATTTTGATGAACTGGAAGCTGCTTATTACGAACAGGTACGTGGTTTGGTAGATGGTGGTTCTGATGTATTATTAATCGAAACCATTTTCGATACGTTAAATGCTAAAGTGGCTATTGTGGCCATTAAAAAATATGAAGAGGTAATTGGCCGTAAACTGGAGATCATGATTTCTGGTACCATTACAGATGCCTCTGGAAGAACGCTTTCAGGCCAAACAGCCGAAGCTTTTTTGAACTCTGTAATGCATGCTAAACCATTAAGTATTGGTTTTAACTGTGCTTTGGGAGCTAAAGAAATGCGTCCGCATATTGAGGAGCTTGCCGCAAAAGCAGGTTGTTATGTTTCGGCCTATCCAAATGCTGGTTTGCCAAATGAGTTTGGAGCTTACGATGAGCAACCGCATGAAACGGCACATTTGGTAGACGATTTTATTGCATCAGGTTTTGTGAACATTGTGGGTGGATGCTGTGGTACCACGCCAGAGCATATTGGTTGTATTGCTAAAAATGCGAGGAAAGCCGAGCCGAGGAAAGTACCAGTGCTTGAGCCTTACATGCGTTTAAGCGGATTGGAACCGGTAACCATCACTCCAGAAAGCATTTTCGTCAATATTGGTGAAAGAACAAATATTACCGGATCCCCTAAATTCTCTAAACTGATCTTAGGTGGCGATTATGAGGCTGCATTGGCTGTTGCCTTACAACAGGTTGAGGGCGGTGCGCAGGTAATCGATGTGAACATGGACGAAGGGATGTTGGATTCGGAAGCGGCAATGACCAAATTCTTAAATCTCATTGCCTCTGAACCTGATATTGCTAAATTGCCCATCATGGTCGATTCATCCAAATGGTCGGTTATTGAAAATGGCTTAAAATGTTTGCAGGGAAAAGGGATTGTAAACTCCATCTCCTTAAAGGAAGGGGAGGAGAAATTCCGCGAAAGCGCCCGCAAAATTATGCAATATGGTGCTGCGGTAGTAGTAATGGCTTTTGATGAGCAGGGACAGGCCGATAATTATGAGCGTAGAAAGGAAATTTGCAAAAGAAGTTACGATATCCTGGTGAATGAAATTGGTTTCCCGGCAGAGGATATTATTTTCGATCCGAATATCTTAACCGTTGCAACAGGATTGGAAGAGCATAATAATTATGCAGTCGATTTTATAAATGCCACCCGTTGGATTAAAGAAAACCTGCCTCATGCTAAAGTGAGTGGAGGGGTTTCTAACATTTCGTTCTCTTTTAGGGGGAATAATGTAGTGCGAGAAGCCATGCACTCGGCATTTCTTTACCATGCCATTCAGGCTGGTTTAGATATGGGAATTGTAAATGCAGGGATGTTGGAGGTTTACCAGGAAATTCCACCCGAGTTGTTAGAAAGGGTAGAAGATGTACTCTTAAACCGAAGGGAAGATGCAACAGAGCGTTTAGTAGAATATGCTGATACTGTAAAATCGAAAGGTAAAGAGGTGGTTAAAGATGAAGAGTGGAGAAAAGGTTCTGTTGAAGAGAGATTATCTCATTCTTTAGTTAAAGGAATTGTAGAATACCTGGATGATGATGTAGAGGAGGCCAGACAAAAATATGCCCGCCCGATTCAGGTAATCGAGGGGCCGTTGATGGACGGGATGAATATTGTGGGTGATTTATTCGGTGCCGGAAAAATGTTCTTGCCCCAGGTGGTTAAATCGGCAAGGGTAATGAAAAAAGCCGTAGCCTATTTATTGCCATTTATAGAACAGGAGAAACTGGATAATCCCGATCAGGATCAAAACTCTTCCGCAGGAAAAGTATTAATGGCCACTGTTAAGGGCGATGTGCACGATATAGGAAAAAATATTGTGGGCGTGGTTTTAGCCTGTAACAACTTCGAAATTGTTGATATGGGCGTGATGGTTCCTGCGCAGGAGATCATTAAAAAAGCCAAGGAAATAAATGCCGATATTATTGGTTTAAGTGGTTTAATTACACCATCACTTGATGAAATGGTTCACTTTGCAAAAGAAATGGAACGCGAAGGCTTTACCATTCCATTAATTATCGGCGGTGCAACTACCTCAAGGATCCACGCGGCAGTAAAAGTGGCACCAAATTACTCTGGGCCTGCTATCCATGTGTTAGATGCTTCCAGAAGTGTTACGGTTTGCAGTACTTTAATGAATCCGGATACCAGAGACGAATATATTGCAGGCATCAGGGCTGAATATGATAAAGCCCGCGAAGCGCATTTAAACAAACGATCGGATAAACGCTTTAAAACCTTAGAAGAAGCACGTGCAAATAAATTTAAGATCGATTTTCAACCTAATCTACCTGTTCCGGAATTTACTGGTACAAGGGTCTTCGATAATTATCCTTTAGAAGAACTGGTTCCATATATCGATTGGACGCCATTTTTTCATACCTGGGAGCTCCGTGGTAGTTACCCGAAAATTTTCGACGATAAAAATGTAGGCGACGAAGCGAAGAAACTTTTTGATGATGCACAGACTTTATTAAAACGTATCCTCGACGAAAAATTGTTAACAGCAAGAGCCGTAATTGGTTTCTGGCCGGCAAATGCGGTAGGAGACGATATTCAGCTAACAGTTGCCGGTGATCAGTTGTCAAATGACTCCGAACTGAAAACTGAGAACTCTAAACTGGTAACTATTCATACCCTTCGCCAGCAGGCCGAAAAAGTTGATGGGCAACCTTACTATGCTTTATCTGATTTCATTGCACCGAAAGAAAGCGGAATTCAGGATTATTTTGGTGGCTTTGCCGTAACTGCAGGTATCGGCATTGATGAACTGGTGAATGAGTTCGAATCCAATTACGATGATTACAACAGCATCATGGCCAAAGCATTGGCCGATCGTTTAGCTGAAGCTTTTGCTGAGCGCATGCACGAACGCGTGCGTAAAGAATACTGGGGTTATGCACAGGATGAAAATCTGAGCAATCAAGAATTGATTAAGGAGGAATATGCAGGCATTCGTCCGGCCCCAGGTTACCCTGCCTGTCCGGAACATACTGAAAAAGGAACTTTATTCCAGTTGCTTGATGCAGAGAATAAAATAGGATTACACTTAACCGAAAGTTATGCCATGTATCCAACAGCGGCAGTAAGTGGGTTTTATTTCGCGCATCCCGATTCGAGGTATTTTGGATTAGGAAAAATTACTAAAGATCAGATTGAAGATTACGCCATCAGAAAGAATATGCCGATTGAAGAAGTAGAACGGTGGCTGAGTCCGAATTTAGCTTATTAA